In Octopus bimaculoides isolate UCB-OBI-ISO-001 chromosome 5, ASM119413v2, whole genome shotgun sequence, a genomic segment contains:
- the LOC106877231 gene encoding uncharacterized protein LOC106877231, with the protein MGQLTKEETKTEIRKLPEERTLERDQQFLSGEEGNVSEEEEQPKEYKAPNSLTVGSESDVLERNFSNLTISDPSMKSVELASAGEESESDEETDDNLNKGESLKRGPTNGVPVSLSRTHEAYFASSQDHVFTENKSKRSYDSHDVQYYKYQRPVCKPCELNEPWLSSSFPVTNGGIISVSGENYESDSARSTPYTLSECSRSPDQNDNQSDLAILNQENTLDDLMAILQEDNNKNMYPTICKEDFSSSKISHIKNIKETLKNGFEESTPNNIPETFNIEDQYNKASPPQCVPQLLDQHCPNFEMTESLNVNITEQENLNRLAAIYEQMPGLKNRGSSSMDKNVQEQVLLNSLKQNDTPNGCSIINAPPYMGQQFIDGNLLNICSQGQIAMNESNQIRSIRNSGGERKSVMNIGLDKCTTIMGSDHQLQGLHNYDQEQMINGSAGQQQPISGSGQRVNRVSSVCQGLAEMNTGRPNQNVMNTRNTAGTMINAGNQGRIMMNPNSQNQVIMNAGIPSQAIMNAGSPVQTIANAGSPGHSIVNVGSPGQPIMNAGSPGQTLVNAGSPHQTIMNAGSPHQTIMNAGSPHQTIMNAGSPHQNIMNAGSPHQNIMNAGSPRQNIINAGSPSQTLVNAGSPSQTIMNAGSPGRTLVNAGSPSQTIINPGSPGQTIVNAGSPHQNINAGSPNQTILNADSPSQTILNDDEQEQIIMNATSQAQTVNMRQNWINSLEGQNLPSVSVPCTVNPNKSPLIYSPVAELVGQGGQVYSSQSPHVIINGTTSNLQNPTVVTQALPNQTTTPGTLTSTAVSSTPLLVLNPPPLYIMSPTSNALILVQKPQTPTTKSLPKPILPKPPASDIKPPLSDEHVFPKHFNTPKKGKAVFNTDTNGLKPGTSHQTIARRCVASRTDEELLAIDSDGNNYLHAAVCVTDVNMVKALLERIKRIKKIEIINDCNSLNQTPLYLAVCYNKPAVVCELVRNGANPNIPGEKRRSALHCAATQGKEFNLTLKQLFESKKIDPNIKNSDGLTPLLCAIMEHGKIVSRNNKNVMIDNCVNVSLLLKNGADPEVYDGRNGMTPLMHAIERKDINLIEAIMKHVDPAKFQKMLSATTFSERTCSMIAEELQSKYDPSVYRKLTSILSLNK; encoded by the exons atggGGCAATTGACAAAAGAAGAAACTAAGACTGAAATTAGGAAATTACCAGAAGAAAGGACATTAGAAAGAGACCAGCAGTTTCTTTCTGGTGAGGAGGGTAATGTTAGTGAAGAAGAGGAACAACCTAAAGAATATAAAGCCCCAAACTCATTAACTGTTGGTTCTGAGTCTGATGTTCTCGAAAGGAATTTTTCAAATCTTACTATATCAGATCCCTCAATGAAATCAGTTGAATTAGCTTCTGCAGGAGAAGAATCAGAATCAGATGAGGAAACCGATGACAATTTGAACAAAGGTGAAAGCTTGAAAAGAGGTCCAACTAATGGTGTACCAGTCAGTCTTTCAAGGACTCATGAAGCTTATTTTGCCTCTTCCCAAGATCATGTGTTTACTGAGAATAAATCTAAACGATCATATGATTCTCATGATGTACAATACTATAAATACCAAAGACCTGTTTGCAAACCCTGTGAATTGAATGAGCCTTGGCTCAGCAGTAGTTTTCCAGTGACAAATGGGGGAATAATTTCAGTTAGTGGTGAAAATTATGAATCTGACAGTGCTCGAAGTACACCATATACACTCTCAGAGTGCTCAAGATCTCCTGATCAAAATGATAATCAGAGTGATCTTGCCATTTTAAATCAAGAAAATACACTGGATGATTTGATGGCTATTTTACAAgaagataacaataaaaatatgtatccCACCATATGTAAGGAGGACTTTAGTTCTTCTAAAATTTCtcatataaaaaacattaaagaaacatTGAAGAATGGCTTCGAAGAATCCACTCCTAACAATATTCCAGAAACTTTTAATATAGAGGATCAATATAATAAGGCTTCACCTCCTCAGTGTGTTCCTCAGCTTCTTGATCAGCATTGTCCCAACTTTGAGATGACTGAAAGtctaaatgtaaatattactGAGCAAGAAAATTTAAATCGACTGGCTGCCATTTATGAACAAATGCCAGGTCTGAAAAACCGTGGGTCAAGTTCAATGGATAAGAACGTTCAAGAACAggttttgctaaattctttgaaGCAGAATGATACACCTAATGGATGTAGCATCATAAATGCTCCTCCATATATGGGCCAGCAGTTTATAGATGGTAACTTACTCAATATCTGCAGCCAAGGGCAAATTGCAATGAATGAGAGTAACCAAATCAGATCTATAAGGAATTCTGGTGGTGAAAGGAAATCTGTAATGAATATTGGCCTAGACAAATGTACCACGATAATGGGTTCTGACCACCAGTTGCAAGGCTTGCATAATTATGACCAAGAACAGATGATAAATGGAAGTGCTGGCCAACAACAACCCATAAGTGGTAGTGGCCAAAGAGTGAACAGAGTTAGTTCTGTTTGTCAAGGACTAGCTGAAATGAATACTGGTAGACCAAATCAAAATGTAATGAATACTCGTAACACAGCTGGGACTATGATAAATGCTGGTAACCAAGGTCGTATTATGATGAATCCTAATAGTCAGAATCAGGTTATAATGAATGCTGGAATCCCAAGTCAAGCCATAATGAATGCTGGAAGCCCAGTTCAGACTATAGCAAATGCTGGGAGCCCAGGTCACTCTATAGTGAATGTGGGGAGTCCAGGTCAGCCCATAATGAATGCTGGCAGCCCAGGTCAGACTCTAGTGAATGCTGGTAGCCCACATCAGACCATAATGAATGCTGGCAGCCCACATCAGACCATAATGAATGCTGGCAGCCCACATCAGACCATAATGAATGCTGGCAGCCCACATCAGAACATAATGAATGCTGGCAGCCCACATCAGAACATAATGAATGCTGGCAGCCCACGTCAGAACATAATAAATGCTGGGAGCCCTAGTCAGACCCTAGTGAATGCTGGCAGCCCAAGTCAGACTATAATGAATGCTGGCAGCCCAGGTCGGACCCTAGTGAATGCTGGCAGCCCAAGTCAGACCATTATAAATCCTGGGAGCCCTGGTCAGACCATAGTGAATGCTGGCAGCCCACATCAGAACATAAATGCTGGGAGCCCAAATCAAACCATTCTGAATGCTGACAGCCCAAGTCAAACTATTTTGAATGATGATGAACAAGAACAGATTATAATGAATGCTACCAGCCAAGCGCAGACTGTCAATATGCGGCAAAACTGGATAAATTCTCTTGAAGGGCAAAATCTGCCTTCAGTTTCGGTACCATGTACGGTAAATCCCAATAAATCCCCACTGATTTATTCCCCTGTTGCTGAACTTGTTGGACAAGGCGGTCAAGTTTATTCTTCCCAATCGCCACATGTTATAATAAATGGGACCACATCCAATCTACAAAATCCTACTGTTGTTACACAAGCACTACCTAACCAAACCACAACTCCAGGAACCTTAACATCAACAGCAGTCTCTTCTACTCCTCTCTTAGTGTTGAACCCCCCACCACTGTATATCATGTCACCTACTTCAAATGCTCTTATCCTTGTTCAAAAGCCACAAACACCAACCACAAAATCTTTACCAAAGCCAATTTTACCCAAACCTCCTGCATCAGACATCAAACCACCTTTGTCAGATGAACACGTTTTCCCAAAGCATTTCAACACTCCCAAGAAGGGAAAAGCTGTTTTCAATACTGATACTAATGGACTCAAACCAG GTACATCTCATCAGACAATAGCTCGCCGCTGTGTTGCTTCCAGGACTGATGAGGAACTGCTTGCTATTGACTCTGATGGCAACAACTATCTCCATGCTGCTGTGTGCGTAACTGATGTTAACATGGTTAAAGCTCTTCTTGAGAGAATTAAAcggataaaaaaaattgaaataattaatgacTGCAATTCTTTAAACCAA aCACCATTATATTTAGCTGTATGTTACAATAAGCCAGCTGTTGTGTGTGAACTAGTGCGTAATGGTGCCAATCCAAACATACCTGGAGAG aaacgacGCAGTGCTCTACATTGTGCAGCTACACAGGGAAAAGAGTTCAACCTAACATTGAAACAACTCTTTGAATCAAAGAAAATTGATCCAAACATTAAGAACAGTGATG GACTAACACCACTGCTCTGTGCCATAATGGAACATGGAAAAATTGTctccagaaataataaaaatgtcatGATTGACAACTGTGTTAATGTGTCTTTGTTACTGAAGAATGGTGCTGATCCAGAGGTATATGATGGCCGAAATGGTATGACACCCCTGATGCATGCAATTGAACGCAAAGACATTAATTTAATAGAAGCAATTATGAAACATGTAGAtcctgcaaaatttcagaaaATGCTCTCAGCAACGACATTTAGTGAAAGAACATGTAGTATGATTGCTGAAGAATTACAAAGTAAATACGACCCCAGTGTGTATCGGAAGCTGACCAGTATTTTGTCACTCAACAAATGA